CCGAAGACGTCGAGGACACGTTCATGCTCGCGTGCTTCCCCGAGGCGTTCGGCATCCCCTCGCCGGTGTCGTACTACACCGCGGAGCTGCTTCCGTACCTCGAAGACGAGTTCGAGGCCTGGGAGCGCCGGATGTGGGACCGCGGGTCGCTCCTCGAACGCAAGGGCCAGCAGTACCACTTCTGACGATGCGCAAACACGTCTTCTTCGGCGGCAAGGGCGGCGTCGGCAAGACCACGATGTCGTCGGCGTACGCGCTCCGCTGTGCCCGCGCGGACCTCAGCACCCTGATCGTCTCGACGGACCCGGCCCACAGCACCTCAGACGTCTTCGACCAGCAGTTCGACGACGACCCCGCGTCGGTCGAGGGGATCGAGAACCTCGACGCGATGGAGATCGACCCCGAGGCCGAGACCGAGCGGCACCTGATGGAGACGAAACGGGCGATGAGCGACCAGGTGAGCGCCGCGATGGTCAACGAGATCGACCGCCAGATCGAGATGGCCCACCAGACGCCCGGCGCCTACGAGGCCGCGCTGATGGACCGCTTCATCGACGTGATGCGCGAGGCCGACGACTACGACCGCGTCGTCTTCGACACCTCCCCGACCGGAGGGACGCTTCGCCTCCTCTCCCTGCCGGAGATGCTGGAGGGCTGGATCGACCGGCTCGCCCACAAGCGCGAGAAGGCGATCGAACTCTACGAGCGGGCGGCCATCGGCAACAACGAGCCCCGGCGGATGATGGACGGCGATCCGATCCTCGACCGGCTGCGCACCCGCAAGGAGCGCTTCGAGTTCGCCGGCGATCGACTGCGAAACGACGCGGCCTTCTTCCTCGTGGTCAACCCCGACGAGCTGTCGCTCCGTGAGACGAGCCGCGCCATCGACGAACTCCAGTCCTACGGGCTCGACGTCCGCGGGCTCGCGGTCAATCGGCTCACGCCCGAGCCCGAAGACCACGAGGAGGGCCGCGGCGCCCGCTTCCTCCGCGACCGGGTCGAGACCGAGCGCGAACACCTCGACGAACTCCGCGAGTCGTTCGGCCCGCCGGTCGTCGCCGAGGTCGAGACCCGCGTCTCCGAGGTGAAGGGGAGCATCCTCGAAACGGTCGCGTCTGAGCTCGACATCGACGTCGGCGTCGAGCCCGCCTCGGCCCCCGAGTGACCGTTCGTCCGATCCGACACGCTCGGACCGGTGTTCGATCTCCCCGCGGTCGGGCAGAATTCGTCCGTTCGCAGCCGACAAATGCGCTCAATGATCGTTAACATTATACGTGATTCTTTCACAATCACGCGTGGGGTTATAACAATATGGTTCAGGTGCTATGGCTCGTCATAGCGGTACTCGTACTGTTCAGCGTAGGGTACATCGGGTACTCGAAATACCTCGCGCAGTTCGTCGACCTCGACGACAGTCGTGAGACACCGGCACACAAGTACGAGGACGGACAGGAGTATGTCCCATCTAAGAAACCTGTCCTCCTCGGCCACCACTACTCCAGCATCGCCGGCGGGGCGCCGATCGTCGGCCCGATCACCGCGGGCGTCCTCTGGGGCTGGGTGCCCGCGCTTGCGTGGATCGCGATCGGCAATCCGCTGATGGGCGCCGTCCACGACTTCTCGGCGCTGTCGGCCAGCCTCCGACACGAGGGGAAGTCGATCGGCTATATCATCGGCGAGTACGTCGGCGAGCGCGGCAAGAACATGCTCCTGTGGTTCGCGTTCCTGACGATCATCCTCGTCGTGGCGGTGTTCGCCCTCGTCGTGGCGATCGTCTTCAACGCCTTCCCGCAGGCGGCGACCGCCAGCCTGATCTACATCGGGCTCGCGCTCCTGCTCGGCGCGTGGCTCTACCAGTTCGACCTCCCGTTCCTCGCGGGGACCGGGCTGTTCGTCGCGCTGATGTTCGTCGGCGTCTGGGTCGGCATCCAGTACCCGCTCGCGCTGGTGCCCGGCGGCGAGTATCCGGCCGGCACGATCGTCCTCTTCGGCTCCGATATGTCGTGGCTCCCGGCGGCGGGTGCCTTCGGCGCCAACACGGCCGCGTGGATCCCGATCATCCTGATCTACGGGGCGATCGCGAGCGCACTTCCAGTGTGGATGCTGCTCCAGCCGCGTGACTACCTCTCGTCGTTCCTCCTGTACACCGGAGTCGGCGGCGGGCTGCTCGCGGTCATCGTCGGCACGCTCCTCGGCACGTCGAGCCAGCCGCTCGTGACCAGCCTCGAACCGTTCTACGGATTCACCGCGCGCAACGGGAACCCGCTGTTCCCGCTGCTGTTCATCACGATCGCCTGCGGGACGATCAGCGGCTTCCACTCGCTGGTCTCCTCGGGCACGACCGCGAAGCAGCTGAACCGCGAGACCGACGCCCGCGCGATCGGCTACGGCGGGATGCTCGGCGAGGGCCTCCTCGCGACGCTCGCGCTCATCACGGTCGCGCTCGTCGCGCCCGACGTCGGCGGCGGCATCGGCCTGGCGCTGCCGACGTTCGCCTCCGGCGGCGCGATCCTGCTCACGAGCTTCGGCATCCCGACCTCCTTCGGGGGGCCGTTCATGGCGCTCGTGCTCGTGAGCTTCCTCCTCACCTCGACCGACACGGCCGTCCGCCTCGGCCGCTATATGATGGAGGAGATCATCGAGACGCCCGAGACGTCCGTCCAGTCGTTCGCCGCGGACCGCTACGGCAACGCCGCGGTCCAGACCATCCCGGCGTACGTCCTCATCGCCAGCGGCTCGTGGTCGACGCTCTGGCAGCTCTTCGGCGGCGCCAATCAGCTGCTCGCCGCGCTGGCGCTGCTCACCGCGACGGTCTGGCTGGCGAACTGGAACGACTCCAAGCAGCTCCTCAGCACCGGCGGCCCGATGGCGGCGATGGTCGTCATCACGGTCTCCGGCCTGCTGTGGCTCGCGTTCAAGACGAACCTCTACGACAAGTTCCTGAATCCCGAGTGGATGGCGAGTGCGGGCCTCGTC
This is a stretch of genomic DNA from Halobellus sp. MBLA0158. It encodes these proteins:
- a CDS encoding ArsA family ATPase, with the protein product MRKHVFFGGKGGVGKTTMSSAYALRCARADLSTLIVSTDPAHSTSDVFDQQFDDDPASVEGIENLDAMEIDPEAETERHLMETKRAMSDQVSAAMVNEIDRQIEMAHQTPGAYEAALMDRFIDVMREADDYDRVVFDTSPTGGTLRLLSLPEMLEGWIDRLAHKREKAIELYERAAIGNNEPRRMMDGDPILDRLRTRKERFEFAGDRLRNDAAFFLVVNPDELSLRETSRAIDELQSYGLDVRGLAVNRLTPEPEDHEEGRGARFLRDRVETEREHLDELRESFGPPVVAEVETRVSEVKGSILETVASELDIDVGVEPASAPE
- a CDS encoding carbon starvation CstA family protein, which gives rise to MVQVLWLVIAVLVLFSVGYIGYSKYLAQFVDLDDSRETPAHKYEDGQEYVPSKKPVLLGHHYSSIAGGAPIVGPITAGVLWGWVPALAWIAIGNPLMGAVHDFSALSASLRHEGKSIGYIIGEYVGERGKNMLLWFAFLTIILVVAVFALVVAIVFNAFPQAATASLIYIGLALLLGAWLYQFDLPFLAGTGLFVALMFVGVWVGIQYPLALVPGGEYPAGTIVLFGSDMSWLPAAGAFGANTAAWIPIILIYGAIASALPVWMLLQPRDYLSSFLLYTGVGGGLLAVIVGTLLGTSSQPLVTSLEPFYGFTARNGNPLFPLLFITIACGTISGFHSLVSSGTTAKQLNRETDARAIGYGGMLGEGLLATLALITVALVAPDVGGGIGLALPTFASGGAILLTSFGIPTSFGGPFMALVLVSFLLTSTDTAVRLGRYMMEEIIETPETSVQSFAADRYGNAAVQTIPAYVLIASGSWSTLWQLFGGANQLLAALALLTATVWLANWNDSKQLLSTGGPMAAMVVITVSGLLWLAFKTNLYDKFLNPEWMASAGLVQMLSAATQIVLALVLVYLGLSLVKMGYENIQSVRSGEQSGGFSPGDD